Proteins encoded within one genomic window of Humulus lupulus chromosome 1, drHumLupu1.1, whole genome shotgun sequence:
- the LOC133808100 gene encoding uncharacterized protein LOC133808100: MDDVRASSAWVASHSSHVVVDSSGIEKVVQTIDSIPKVKWDFEGIHYFDNGPLTVQYLLVLDALNFCFWPDADLNYDNLASGLKEALLNDKSAFDADRLQSYTGPQLRALLKWPRPLPLEDERIRLLHEVGFELERSFGGKASNLVESSGKSAVKLVTLVASHFPGFRDHSLYKGHQVFLYKRAQIFAADLWGAFQGQGYGEFNDIGSITIMADYIVPAVLRQIGVLKYSSILANKIEADSEIGPGSEEEVELRACSIHAVEKMRELISNKSGNQVLSVELDLWLWSVGVQVPSLKHHRTLSIYY; this comes from the exons ATGGACGATGTTAGGGCCAGCTCTGCTTGGGTCGCCAGTCACTCTTCTCATGTCGTTGTCGACTCTTcag GGATAGAAAAAGTGGTGCAGACAATCGATTCGATTCCGAAAGTGAAATGGGATTTTGAAGGAATTCACTATTTTGATAATGGGCCTCTCACCGTCCAGTATCTCTTggtgttggacgctttgaatttCTGCTTTTGGCCTG ATGCTGATTTAAATTATGATAATTTGGCTTCGGGGCTGAAGGAAGCTCTACTGAATGACAAATCAGCTTTTGATGCAGATCGCTTGCAGAGTTACACTG GTCCTCAATTACGAGCGCTGTTAAAATGGCCGAGGCCACTCCCCTTGGAGGATGAACGCATTCGGTTGCTGCATGAG GTTGGATTTGAACTGGAGAGAAGCTTTGGTGGCAAAGCATCTAATCTTGTGGAGTCTAGTGGAAAATCTGCTGTTAAACTTGTAACTCTTGTTGCTAGTCACTTTCCTG GCTTTAGAGACCACTCACTCTACAAAGGACACCAGGTATTCTTGTATAAAAGAGCCCAGATATTTGCTGCAGATTTATGGGGTGCATTCCAGGGTCAAGGATATGGAGAATTCAATGACATTGGCTCTATCACCATAATGGCAGATTATATTGTTCCAGCTGTTCTACGACAGATTGGTGTGCTCAAATATAGTTCAATCCTTGCTAACAAAATTGAGGCTGATAGTGAAATAGGTCCGGGCAGTGAGGAGGAAGTTGAACTGAGAGCTTGCTCTATTCACGCCGTGGAAAAAATGAGGGAGTTAATCAGTAACAAATCAGGAAATCAG GTACTCAGCGTCGAGCTAGATCTTTGGCTTTGGTCTGTTGGAGTTCAGGTTCCGTCCCTGAAACACCACCGAACACTTTCGATATATTACTAA
- the LOC133808083 gene encoding uncharacterized protein LOC133808083 — translation MAQYGPRLIVPIDVKKKPRGQKVPLHNRWHPDIPPVAEAVTGKVFRVEMMDFSGGSITKEYTADDIKNAEPFVAHYLSGPIRIVDKDGIAAKPGDLLVVEICNLGPLQGDEWGYTATFDREKGGGFLTDHFPAATKAIWYFEGIYAYSPHIPGVRFPGLTHPGVIGTAPSMELLNIWNERERQIVENGVESLKLCEVVHQRPLANLPTTKGCLLGKIEEGTSEWEKIGREAARTIPGRENGGNCDIKNLSRGSKIYLPVFVEGANLSTGDMHFSQGDGEISFCGAIEMSGFLDLKCEIIRGGMKEYLTPMGPTPLHVNPIFEIGPVEPRFSEWLVFEGISVDESGRQHFLDATVAFKRAVLNAIDYLSKFGYSKEQVYLLLSCCPCEGRISGIVDAPNAVATLAIPTAIFDQDIRPKVGKVPVGPRVVRTPDVLKCSYDGDLPMTKNPSSSTT, via the exons ATGGCTCAATATGGTCCGAGACTGATAGTACCTATAGATGTGAAGAAGAAGCCAAGGGGACAGAAGGTTCCACTTCACAACAGGTGGCACCCGGACATACCGCCGGTGGCAGAGGCGGTGACGGGAAAGGTTTTCAGAGTTGAGATGATGGATTTTAGCGGCGGCAGTATTACCAAGGAGTACACCGCCGATGACATCAAGAATGCTGAGCCTTTTGTC GCTCATTATCTTAGTGGACCAATAAGAATAGTGGACAAGGATGGGATTGCAGCTAAGCCAGGGGATCTTCTGGTGGTTGAAATCTGCAACTTGGGTCCACTCCAGGGAGATGAATGGGGTTACACAGCCACATTTGATAGGGAAAAAGGAGGTGGTTTTCTAACTGATCATTTTCCTGCTGCAACTAAAGCTATTTGGTATTTTGAAGGAATATATGCTTACTCTCCTCACATACCAG GAGTAAGATTCCCGGGTTTGACTCACCCGGGAGTAATCGGAACAGCTCCATCAATGGAACTCCTGAACATTTGGAATGAAAGGGAGAGACAGATCGTTGAGAATGGAGTTGAGTCTTTGAAACTTTGTGAAGTAGTACACCAACGACCATTGGCCAACTTACCAACTACAAAAGGTTGCCTTCTCGGAAAG ATAGAAGAAGGTACTTCTGAATGGGAGAAGATAGGTAGGGAGGCTGCAAGAACAATACCAGGAAGAGAAAATGGTGGGAATTGTGACATAAAAAACCTCAGCAGAGGGTCGAAGATCTACCTTCCTGTATTCGTGGAGGGAGCCAATCTAAGTACTGGGGACATGCACTTTTCTCAAGGAGATGGCGAAATCTCATTCTGTGGGGCAATTGAGATGAGCGGCTTTCTCGATCTCAA GTGTGAGATTATAAGGGGTGGAATGAAAGAGTATCTGACACCAATGGGGCCAACTCCTCTTCATGTAAATCCAATATTTGAAATAGGCCCTGTTGAACCAAGATTCTCAGAATGGCTAGTCTTTGAGGGTATAAGCGTGGATGAGAGTGGAAGGCAGCATTTTCTTGACGCAACTGTGGCTTTCAAGCGTGCAGTACTCAATGCCATTGACTACCTCTCAAAATTTGGATACTCCAAAGAACAG GTCTACCTCCTATTGTCTTGCTGCCCATGCGAGGGAAGGATTTCTGGAATAGTAGACGCCCCTAATGCCGTGGCAACCTTGGCAATTCCAACAGCTATATTTGATCAG GATATTCGTCCAAAAGTCGGTAAAGTGCCTGTGGGGCCCCGGGTAGTGAGGACACCAGATGTTCTGAAATGTAGTTATGATGGAGATTTGCCCATGACGAAGAACCCTTCTAGCTCCACCACTTGA
- the LOC133808116 gene encoding uncharacterized protein LOC133808116, with amino-acid sequence MSGFLDLKCEIIRGGMREYLTPMGPTPLHVNPIFEIGPVEPRFSEWLVFEGISVDESGRQHFLDATVAYKRAVLNATDYLSKFGYTKEQAYLLLSCCPCEGRISGIVDAPNAVATLAIPTAIFDQDIRPKASKVPVGPRVVRKPDVLKCSYDGNIYPQQTTLPLALPLKSLQG; translated from the exons ATGAGCGGCTTTCTCGATCTCAA GTGTGAAATAATAAGGGGTGGAATGAGAGAGTATCTGACACCAATGGGGCCAACTCCACTTCATGTAAACCCAATATTTGAGATAGGCCCTGTTGAACCAAGATTCTCAGAATGGCTTGTCTTTGAGGGTATAAGCGTTGATGAGAGTGGGAGACAGCATTTTCTTGACGCAACTGTGGCTTACAAGCGTGCAGTACTCAATGCCACTGACTACCTCTCCAAATTCGGATACACCAAAGAACAG GCCTACCTTCTCTTGTCTTGCTGCCCATGTGAAGGGAGAATTTCTGGAATTGTAGACGCCCCAAATGCTGTGGCGACCTTGGCAATTCCAACAGCTATATTTGATCAG GATATTCGTCCAAAAGCAAGTAAAGTACCCGTAGGGCCCCGGGTAGTGAGAAAACCAGATGTCCTGAAATGTAGTTATGATGGAAATATTTACCCACAACAAACAACCCTTCCTCTAGCTCTACCACTTAAATCTCTACAAGGGTAG
- the LOC133778489 gene encoding putative formamidase C869.04, with amino-acid sequence MAAEAAAAQPLAPSDSGCGRGGAIKDDHSALDVKFIDLSTQVHYLSGPIRIVDKDGIPAKPGDLLVVEICNLGPLPGDEWGFTATFDRENGGGFLTDHFPAATKAIWYFEGIYSYSPHIPGVRFPGLNHPGIVGTAPSMELLIIWNERERQLVENEVESLKLCEVMHQRPMASLPTTKGCLLGKIQEGTPEWEKIAREAARTIPGRENGGNCDIKNLSTGSKIYLPVFVEGANLSTSDMHFSQGDGVLRKIILPQW; translated from the exons ATGGCAGCAGAAGCTGCCGCTGCACAACCGTTGGCACCCTCAGATTCCGGCTGTGGCCGAG GTGGTGCTATTAAAGATGACCACTCTGCTTTAGATGTTAAATTCATAGACCTCTCAACT CAAGTTCATTATCTTAGTGGGCCAATCAGAATTGTGGACAAAGATGGGATACCGGCCAAGCCAGGGGATCTTCTGGTGGTTGAAATATGCAACTTGGGTCCCCTCCCAGGAGATGAATGGGGTTTCACAGCTACATTTGATAGAGAAAACGGAGGTGGTTTTCTTACTGATCATTTTCCTGCTGCAACCAAAGCTATTTGGTATTTTGAAGGAATATATTCTTACTCTCCTCACATACCAG GAGTAAGATTTCCGGGTTTGAATCACCCAGGAATAGTTGGAACAGCTCCCTCAATGGAACTTCTTATTATTTGGAATGAAAGGGAAAGACAGCTTGTTGAGAATGAAGTTGAGTCTTTGAAACTTTGTGAAGTTATGCATCAACGGCCAATGGCTAGCTTACCAACAACAAAGGGTTGTCTCCTCGGAAAG ATCCAAGAGGGTACTCCAGAGTGGGAGAAGATAGCTAGGGAGGCTGCAAGGACCATACCAGGAAGAGAAAATGGTGGGAACTGTGACATTAAAAACCTAAGTACAGGATCAAAGATCTACCTTCCTGTATTCGTAGAGGGAGCAAATCTAAGTACTAGTGACATGCACTTTTCTCAGGGAGATGGTGTGttaagaaaaataatattgcctcaatgg